The following are from one region of the Populus trichocarpa isolate Nisqually-1 chromosome 8, P.trichocarpa_v4.1, whole genome shotgun sequence genome:
- the LOC7471474 gene encoding gibberellin 2-beta-dioxygenase 6, translating into MHDLTSQPVSMIDSSPPLLRHYGEISRLPPQIPTPERSDLPDGIVLMEEYCQLPLIDLSCLSSTNEKVRLACADAICRASSEWGFFQVVNHGISPELVRNMRREQVKLFQTPFDKKVTCGVLNNSYRWGTPTATCPKQFSWSEAFHIPISKVFEQACYGEFSSLREVMVEFAAAMSKLARLLAGVLAENLGHPRGVFESTCQESNCFLRLNRYPACPISSEISGLVPHTDSDYLTILSQDEVGGLQLMKDSKWVAVKPNPDALIVNIGDLSQAWSNDIYKSVEHRVTANREKERYSIAYFLCPSYDSLIGSCRETSSIYRKFTFGEYRNQVQEDVKRTGRKIGLPRFLL; encoded by the exons ATGCACGATCTTACTAGCCAACCAGTAAGTATGATTGATTCAAGCCCACCTCTTCTTCGCCATTATGGAGAGATTTCACGCCTCCCACCTCAGATTCCTACACCCGAACGCAGTGACCTCCCAGATGGTATTGTTCTCATGGAAGAATACTGCCAACTCCCTTTGATCGACCTCAGTTGTCTAAGTAGCACCAACGAAAAGGTGCGGCTAGCTTGTGCTGACGCTATATGCAGAGCTTCGTCGGAGTGGGGATTCTTCCAAGTAGTGAACCATGGTATAAGCCCTGAGCTGGTTCGGAATATGAGGAGGGAGCAAGTGAAGTTgtttcaaacaccttttgataAAAAGGTGACCTGTGGGGTTTTGAACAACTCTTATAGATGGGGAACTCCAACAGCTACTTGTCCAAAGCAATTCTCCTGGTCTGAAGCTTTCCACATTCCTATCTCAAAAGTTTTTGAGCAAGCTTGCTATGGGGAGTTTAGCTCTTTAAG GGAAGTGATGGTGGAATTTGCAGCAGCAATGTCAAAGCTAGCAAGGTTACTGGCTGGGGTCCTAGCGGAAAACTTAGGCCACCCAAGAGGAGTGTTTGAGAGCACTTGTCAAGAAAGCAATTGTTTTCTTAGGTTGAATCGTTACCCAGCCTGTCCAATATCATCAGAGATTTCTGGCTTAGTGCCCCACACTGATAGCGATTATCTAACAATCCTCTCTCAAGATGAAGTGGGAGGGCTACAACTCATGAAAGATTCAAAATGGGTGGCTGTTAAACCCAATCCAGATGCTCTTATAGTCAACATCGGAGATCTTTCCCAG GCATGGAGCAATGATATCTACAAGAGCGTGGAGCACAGAGTCACGGCAAATCGAGAGAAGGAGAGATACTCAATCGCCTACTTTCTATGCCCCTCTTATGACTCGTTGATAGGCAGTTGCAGAGAGACTTCTTCTATATACAGAAAATTCACTTTCGGAGAGTACAGAAACCAAGTCCAAGAAGACGTCAAGAGAACAGGCCGTAAGATAGGCCTTCCAAGATTTCTACTTTAA
- the LOC7457850 gene encoding ATP-dependent Clp protease adapter protein CLPS2, chloroplastic, whose protein sequence is MAVLTAASTTWFSSTTQQPVQFNNVDGSIFTRNFKANFPQKRAITMSTGLTVKASFTKGGPGVLERPTFDQSQFDPSSQVLEGGDIGRLRDKRGVGSGDSYRVLLIDDSRHSESLVAKVLPRAVPSVTPEDARKLFHESRENGVAVVIVTVKEHAEFYSQMMIRGGLRSVIEPDSSNV, encoded by the exons ATGGCAGTGTTAACAGCGGCATCAACAACATGGTTTTCCTCTACAACCCAGCAGCCTGTTCAGTTCAACAACGTTGACGGTTCAATTTTCACTCGCAACTTCAAGGCAAATTTCCCACAAAAAAGAGCAATTACCATGTCTACGGGTCTCACTGTCAAGGCTTCCTTTACCAAGGGAGGTCCTGGCGTCTTGGAACGCCCCACTTTTGATCAATCCCAGTTCGACCCTTCTTCTCAAGTTCTCGAAG GAGGGGATATCGGACGACTAAGGGATAAGAGAGGTGTTGGGAGTGGAGATAGTTATAGAGTCTTGCTAATTGATGATAGCCGCCATTCTGAAAGCTTAG TTGCAAAGGTATTACCTCGAGCTGTGCCATCAGTCACACCTGAGGATGCTAGAAAACTATTTCACGAGTCACGCGAAAATGGTGTAGCGGTCGTTATCGTCACAGTTAAG GAACATGCTGAGTTTTATTCCCAGATGATGATACGTGGTGGATTACGATCAGTGATTGAGCCAGATTCGAGTAATGTGTAA
- the LOC7471475 gene encoding rRNA biogenesis protein RRP36: MIMVGESTRRLPNWMLGVSVTADNDNNKKKNITDEPEDEEDDANLAKNSKFEAKRRKRNQVKDNKELDDDTDNDVNKKTSNRPGRKRKAKSKAEIKAKYEEEEGEELTVEDLVSIAEEYVKADEDSRRKQTSGRECKLQRQLPTTASSKNDLEESFIVLDGKHLSASCETTSYGSTMNLVSEESLISSSRTGDPDMLDLFLGPLLKKPMEKEKRSEFTTMDVDFTFELKKKTRNDFGDEMVPPMKKKSSLKDKVSLLLD; the protein is encoded by the exons ATGATAATGGTTGGGGAAAGTACACGGCGTCTACCTAATTGGATGCTAGGTGTAAGTGTAACTgctgataatgataataataagaagaagaacattACCGACGAGCCTGAAGATGAAGAGGACGATGCAAATTTGgcaaagaattcaaaattcgAAGCCAAAAGGAGAAAGAGGAACCAAGTTAAAGACAATAAAGAGCTGGATGATGATACTGACAACGACGtaaacaagaaaacaagcaaTCGGCCTGGGAGAAAGCGAAAAGCAAAAAGTAAGGCGGAGATCAAAGCTAAGtacgaggaggaggagggggaggaGCTGACTGTTGAAGACTTAGTCAGCATTGCCGAGGAG TACGTCAAAGCTGACGAGGATTCACGGAGAAAACAAACATCAGGCAGAGAATGTAAATTGCAAAGACAACTTCCAACAACAGCTTCTTCTAAGAATGATTTAGAAGAGTCTTTCATTGTTCTTGATGGCAAGCATTTATCAGCTAGTTGTGAAACCACTTCTTATGGTTCAACTATGAATTTAGTTAGCGAAGAAAGTCTCATTTCCTCAAGTAGGACAGGGGATCCTGACATGTTGGATTTATTTTTGGGTCCCTTGCTTAAGAAGCCAATGGAGAAAGAGAAGAGGTCTGAATTTACTACAATGGATGTTGATTTTACCTTtgagttgaaaaagaaaactcgCAATGATTTTGGAGACGAAATGGTGCCCccaatgaagaagaagagcagTCTTAAAGACAAGGTATCCTTATTGCTTGACTGA